In bacterium, one genomic interval encodes:
- a CDS encoding alpha/beta hydrolase has product MKAYLAIILIIACSVGFSQTPVMKVTQTEMKSVARDSLVICSTTFGRSGKAASTFVCLPMMGHTRDSFFPLKDSLTELSKRTDSVNFSLPTWRIFDMRGHGCSVKRGEATLSWESMTETEFAKYPADIADALKGTSNLILIGASIGANTAALLTEEMPEIQRMILLSPGLNYRGLEPADAIMAFKGKILLVASSSDEYSYKSVREMASLNPDHCTLMIFDGDAHGTDIINDNPAAMQALVDWILKN; this is encoded by the coding sequence ATGAAAGCGTACTTGGCGATCATTCTCATAATCGCATGCAGTGTTGGCTTTTCCCAGACGCCCGTGATGAAGGTCACACAGACTGAGATGAAATCGGTCGCCCGAGATTCGCTCGTCATCTGCTCCACCACCTTCGGTCGTTCCGGAAAAGCCGCCAGTACGTTTGTCTGCCTGCCGATGATGGGGCATACGCGTGATAGTTTTTTCCCGCTGAAAGACAGCCTAACCGAGTTGAGCAAACGAACAGACTCGGTAAATTTCAGTCTCCCTACCTGGCGGATCTTCGACATGCGCGGCCATGGATGCTCGGTCAAGCGTGGAGAAGCTACACTGAGCTGGGAATCTATGACGGAGACCGAATTCGCCAAGTATCCAGCTGACATTGCAGACGCCCTGAAAGGTACCTCCAACCTCATCCTCATCGGCGCATCCATTGGCGCCAACACCGCGGCTCTGCTGACTGAGGAAATGCCCGAAATTCAGCGCATGATCCTCCTCTCCCCCGGACTCAACTACCGTGGCCTGGAACCGGCTGATGCGATCATGGCATTCAAAGGAAAGATCCTGCTGGTCGCCTCTTCCAGCGACGAATACTCGTACAAATCTGTTCGGGAGATGGCGTCATTAAATCCGGATCACTGCACCCTGATGATCTTTGATGGTGATGCCCACGGCACCGATATCATCAACGATAATCCGGCCGCGATGCAGGCGCTGGTGGACTGGATACTGAAGAATTAG
- a CDS encoding FAD-binding oxidoreductase has translation MSDDADVKTYTKHYELQRSLGLNVQLLKPSEIVQYAPHVRLDDIQLGTFCHDDGLGDPSEFLRGYESAIRKMGVDVELECDVTGFGKSGDKLTSVRTSKGEIQTPWVINCAGAWAGEIGKLAGADVKVEPYKRMCVTTGELDFVQPFFPMVVDVKSGLYFHKESKGLLLGWADKSVKPGFDVSTDPDYVDTIIEKALDRIPQLETAEIANQWAGLYETTPDHQAIIGHDAEVGGMFHVTGFSGHGFMHAPAAGLVTAEILCGEKPTIDISPLSPTRFTGADVTHETNVI, from the coding sequence TTGTCGGATGATGCTGATGTCAAAACCTATACCAAGCATTATGAACTACAACGTTCCCTCGGCCTCAATGTCCAGTTGCTCAAGCCCAGCGAGATAGTGCAATACGCTCCTCATGTCCGGCTCGATGATATCCAACTTGGCACGTTCTGCCATGATGATGGTCTTGGTGACCCGTCTGAATTTCTGCGCGGCTATGAGTCGGCAATCCGGAAGATGGGGGTCGACGTTGAACTGGAATGCGATGTAACCGGTTTTGGTAAATCGGGCGACAAGCTGACTTCCGTTCGCACGTCCAAAGGCGAAATTCAGACTCCCTGGGTTATCAACTGTGCAGGCGCATGGGCCGGCGAGATCGGAAAGCTTGCAGGAGCTGATGTCAAAGTCGAACCGTACAAACGGATGTGCGTCACCACCGGCGAACTTGATTTTGTACAACCGTTCTTCCCGATGGTCGTCGATGTCAAGTCCGGGCTCTATTTCCACAAGGAATCGAAGGGCCTGCTTCTTGGCTGGGCAGACAAATCAGTAAAGCCGGGATTTGATGTCTCCACTGACCCAGACTATGTCGACACGATCATCGAAAAAGCACTCGATCGGATCCCGCAACTCGAAACCGCGGAGATCGCTAATCAGTGGGCCGGTCTCTATGAGACTACTCCGGATCACCAGGCGATCATCGGCCACGATGCCGAGGTTGGCGGTATGTTCCATGTCACCGGGTTCTCCGGGCACGGGTTCATGCACGCCCCGGCGGCCGGTCTGGTGACGGCCGAGATCCTGTGCGGCGAAAAGCCGACCATCGATATCTCGCCATTGAGCCCGACTCGGTTCACCGGAGCCGACGTAACTCATGAAACAAATGTTATTTAA
- a CDS encoding FAD-binding oxidoreductase yields the protein MRTKADAVVIGGGIIGVAVAFYLARKKFGQVVLVEKEPFTGAGSTTKAAGGIRAQFSTKTNIEMSMLSEKMFANFKEETGSKLSLTRSATSSSCRMMLMSKPIPSIMNYNVPSASMSSCSSPAR from the coding sequence ATGCGGACTAAAGCAGATGCGGTTGTAATAGGCGGAGGGATCATCGGAGTCGCCGTTGCATTCTATCTTGCCAGGAAGAAATTCGGTCAGGTCGTCTTGGTCGAAAAGGAGCCATTCACTGGCGCTGGTTCAACCACCAAAGCGGCCGGAGGAATTCGCGCCCAGTTCTCAACAAAGACCAATATAGAAATGTCGATGCTCTCCGAGAAGATGTTTGCCAATTTCAAGGAAGAGACCGGTTCCAAGCTCTCTTTGACCAGGTCGGCTACCTCTTCCTCTTGTCGGATGATGCTGATGTCAAAACCTATACCAAGCATTATGAACTACAACGTTCCCTCGGCCTCAATGTCCAGTTGCTCAAGCCCAGCGAGATAG
- a CDS encoding HlyD family efflux transporter periplasmic adaptor subunit produces MSTYPRLRTDLVAVPSEVDGSTVYTVRDPITGRYFRLREPEYWLIQQLDGETSPSTISTRFQEKFQMNIGAEAVEQFVKALEQLYFLDDGRSEVEVAKAARESKRKQSLAARLLFIKVKGYDPSQFIERLFQYYRPFHRPLWFLLQFAVIMLGMYLLRAHFSNFALRLPELFNIGSIVTIVAALFLMITLHEFAHALVCRYHGGKVREMGLLLMYFQPCFYCDVSDAWLFKEKSQRLAVTWAGPYFQFFFLAVAVIVWRVTVPGTGISEFARICAIVSWVNFLFNFNPLIKLDGYYLLSDWLEIPNLRQRSFGYLGNVLKRHLLGWPIERVTVTPRQRKIFLIYALLAFVYSAGLIVYVIWLVGEFLIAKWGGTGFLLLVAVLAVIFKQPAAEAARGTRQHLIYMKRLLHQPIRLTIYSLLLLAVIFVGGFVNFPHRVVGDVVVQPMSEFSLSTSSDGLLETFLRHGGANPEKKTSILKLITQDVGAFPVTPRVKEGQTVKIGDTLAVIASNTVDKDLQGARSDLQRLQDQLTVLRTQPKREEIAAAQADVRAAQATYDQSLRDLNRIKELAERDLVAANQLESVRSSADVAKASLENKKSYLALLKSPPRPQDEAIIQRDIEKQMSRIAFFEAQLGAQVILSPIDGLVSVTRHSDALLTVADNNVVELLVPVSDFDLNLVQTGQPVRVKVRSFPDRLFYGTVVRVPKISNEEGVAMQFPVAVAVFNAAGSLNPGMTGYAKIEVGERTLLERAIRKAMSVVRVEFWSWWLW; encoded by the coding sequence ATGTCGACCTACCCCCGACTGCGAACCGATCTGGTCGCCGTTCCATCGGAAGTGGACGGCAGTACCGTCTATACGGTCAGAGACCCGATCACGGGGCGTTACTTCCGACTTCGCGAGCCGGAGTACTGGCTGATTCAACAACTTGATGGGGAAACCTCACCCTCGACGATTTCCACCCGCTTTCAAGAGAAGTTCCAGATGAATATTGGCGCCGAGGCGGTTGAGCAGTTCGTCAAAGCACTCGAGCAGCTCTATTTTCTGGATGACGGTCGCAGTGAAGTTGAGGTCGCCAAGGCGGCACGAGAATCGAAGCGCAAGCAATCGCTGGCGGCACGTTTGCTGTTTATCAAAGTGAAGGGGTATGATCCTTCCCAATTCATTGAGCGGTTGTTTCAGTATTATCGGCCTTTCCATCGACCACTCTGGTTCTTGCTGCAGTTTGCTGTGATCATGCTGGGCATGTACCTGTTGCGCGCACACTTTTCCAATTTCGCGCTCCGTCTCCCCGAGCTATTTAATATTGGCTCGATCGTTACCATCGTGGCCGCCCTGTTTCTGATGATCACGTTGCATGAGTTCGCCCATGCGCTGGTCTGTCGGTATCATGGCGGCAAAGTGCGGGAGATGGGCCTTTTGCTGATGTACTTTCAGCCCTGTTTTTATTGTGACGTGTCCGATGCCTGGCTTTTCAAAGAGAAGTCGCAGCGACTGGCGGTCACCTGGGCAGGCCCGTACTTTCAGTTCTTTTTTCTCGCGGTAGCAGTGATCGTCTGGCGAGTGACGGTCCCCGGAACGGGGATCAGCGAGTTTGCCCGGATCTGTGCGATCGTTTCCTGGGTCAATTTCCTGTTCAATTTTAATCCGCTGATCAAGCTGGATGGGTACTATCTCCTTTCAGACTGGCTCGAGATTCCCAACCTTCGCCAGCGGTCCTTTGGCTATTTAGGGAATGTGCTGAAACGTCATCTGCTCGGCTGGCCGATAGAGCGTGTGACCGTCACACCGCGACAGCGGAAAATCTTTCTCATTTACGCGCTGTTGGCGTTTGTTTATTCGGCCGGTCTGATTGTCTACGTCATTTGGCTGGTGGGCGAATTCCTGATCGCAAAATGGGGTGGTACCGGATTCCTGTTGTTGGTGGCAGTGCTGGCAGTTATCTTCAAACAGCCGGCGGCCGAGGCCGCCAGAGGGACACGGCAACATCTCATCTATATGAAACGACTACTGCACCAACCGATTCGACTGACCATCTACAGCCTACTTCTACTGGCGGTAATATTCGTGGGTGGGTTCGTCAACTTCCCACACCGGGTAGTGGGAGATGTGGTGGTCCAGCCAATGTCCGAATTCAGCCTTTCCACAAGCAGCGATGGTCTGCTGGAGACATTTCTCCGGCATGGCGGTGCCAATCCAGAGAAAAAGACCTCGATTCTGAAACTGATCACCCAGGATGTCGGCGCGTTTCCGGTCACCCCCAGAGTGAAAGAGGGGCAGACGGTCAAGATCGGTGACACGCTGGCGGTCATTGCCTCCAATACGGTGGATAAGGACCTCCAGGGTGCCCGTAGTGACCTGCAGAGGCTCCAGGACCAGTTGACGGTCCTTCGCACACAGCCGAAGCGGGAGGAGATCGCTGCCGCCCAGGCGGACGTTCGGGCGGCTCAGGCGACCTATGATCAGTCGCTCCGAGATCTCAACCGGATCAAAGAGCTGGCAGAGCGTGACTTGGTGGCGGCCAACCAGCTTGAGTCAGTCAGATCATCTGCAGATGTCGCCAAGGCCTCGCTGGAGAATAAGAAGTCATATCTGGCGTTGCTCAAGTCACCGCCGCGCCCGCAGGATGAGGCGATCATCCAGCGGGATATTGAGAAGCAAATGAGCCGGATCGCATTTTTCGAGGCCCAATTGGGAGCCCAGGTGATCCTGAGCCCGATTGATGGCTTGGTATCAGTCACTCGCCATTCAGATGCTCTTCTGACGGTTGCTGATAACAATGTGGTCGAGCTTTTGGTGCCGGTGTCCGATTTCGATCTCAACCTCGTCCAAACGGGTCAACCAGTGCGGGTCAAGGTGCGGTCCTTTCCGGACAGGCTCTTTTACGGGACGGTCGTGCGAGTGCCCAAGATCTCCAACGAGGAGGGAGTGGCTATGCAATTCCCGGTCGCGGTGGCGGTTTTTAACGCGGCGGGGAGCCTGAATCCCGGCATGACCGGCTATGCGAAGATCGAAGTGGGGGAACGTACTCTACTGGAACGTGCGATTCGGAAGGCAATGTCGGTCGTGCGTGTGGAATTCTGGTCCTGGTGGCTTTGGTAA